In Streptomyces sp. NBC_00483, a single window of DNA contains:
- the gatC gene encoding Asp-tRNA(Asn)/Glu-tRNA(Gln) amidotransferase subunit GatC: protein MPGITREEVAHLARLARLELKPEELDHFAGQLDDIIGAVARVSEVADQDVPPTSHPLPLTNVMRKDEVRPSLTPEQALSGAPAQEQQRFKVPQILGED from the coding sequence ATGCCTGGCATCACGCGCGAGGAGGTCGCCCACCTCGCCCGGCTGGCGCGTCTGGAGCTGAAGCCCGAAGAGCTCGACCACTTCGCAGGCCAGCTCGACGACATCATCGGCGCGGTCGCCCGCGTCAGCGAAGTCGCCGACCAAGACGTACCGCCGACTTCGCACCCGCTGCCGCTGACGAACGTCATGCGCAAGGACGAGGTCCGTCCGTCGCTCACCCCCGAGCAGGCGCTCTCCGGCGCCCCGGCCCAGGAGCAGCAGCGTTTCAAGGTGCCGCAGATCCTGGGGGAGGACTAA
- the gatA gene encoding Asp-tRNA(Asn)/Glu-tRNA(Gln) amidotransferase subunit GatA produces MTDINVNIIKLTAAEIAAKIASGELTAVEVTEAHLARIEAVDEKVNAFLHVDRDGALKQAAAVDEKRAKGEKLGPLAGVPLALKDIFTTEGIPTTVGSKILEGWIPPYDATLVKNLKAADVVILGKTNMDEFAMGSSTENSAYGPTGNPWDLTRIPGGSGGGSSASLAAYEAPLAIGTDTGGSIRQPAAVTGTVGVKPTYGGVSRFGMVAFSSSLDQGGPCARTVLDAALLHEAIAGHDPLDSTSIDAPVPAVVEAAKNGSVQGMRVGVVKQFRGEGYQAGVVQRFDESVELLKSLGAEIVELDCPSFDLALSAYYLIAPSECSSNLARFDAMRYGLRVGDDGSHSAEEVTALTREAGFGDEVKRRIILGTYALSSGYYDAYYGSAQKVRTLITQEFEAAFESVDVIVSPTTPTTAFPIGERADDPMAMYLADLCTIPTNLAGNSAMSLPCGLAPEDGLPVGLQIIAPAMKDDRLYKVGSAVEAAFVEKWGHPLLEEAPSL; encoded by the coding sequence ATGACGGACATCAACGTCAACATCATCAAGCTGACCGCCGCCGAGATCGCGGCGAAGATCGCTTCCGGCGAGCTCACCGCCGTCGAGGTCACCGAGGCCCACCTGGCCCGGATCGAGGCCGTCGACGAGAAGGTGAACGCCTTCCTGCACGTCGACCGTGACGGCGCCCTGAAGCAGGCCGCCGCCGTCGACGAGAAGCGGGCCAAGGGCGAGAAGCTCGGCCCGCTGGCCGGCGTCCCGCTCGCGCTGAAGGACATCTTCACCACGGAGGGGATCCCGACCACGGTCGGTTCGAAGATCCTCGAAGGGTGGATCCCGCCGTACGACGCGACGCTGGTCAAGAACCTGAAGGCCGCCGACGTCGTCATCCTCGGCAAGACCAACATGGACGAGTTCGCCATGGGGTCCAGCACCGAGAACAGCGCGTACGGGCCCACCGGCAACCCGTGGGACCTCACCCGGATCCCGGGCGGCTCCGGCGGCGGTTCCTCCGCCTCCCTCGCCGCGTACGAGGCCCCACTCGCCATCGGCACGGACACCGGCGGCTCGATCCGCCAGCCCGCGGCCGTCACCGGCACCGTCGGCGTCAAGCCGACCTACGGCGGCGTCTCCCGCTTCGGCATGGTCGCGTTCAGCTCCAGCCTCGACCAGGGTGGGCCCTGCGCCCGCACCGTCCTCGACGCCGCGCTCCTGCACGAGGCCATCGCCGGCCACGACCCGCTCGACTCCACGTCCATCGACGCCCCGGTCCCGGCGGTCGTCGAGGCCGCGAAGAACGGCAGCGTCCAGGGCATGCGCGTGGGCGTCGTCAAGCAGTTCCGCGGCGAGGGTTACCAGGCCGGTGTCGTGCAGCGCTTCGACGAGTCCGTCGAGCTGCTGAAGTCGCTGGGCGCCGAGATCGTCGAGCTGGACTGCCCGTCGTTCGACCTGGCCCTGTCGGCGTACTACCTGATCGCGCCGTCCGAGTGCTCCTCGAACCTCGCCCGGTTCGACGCCATGCGCTACGGCCTGCGCGTCGGCGACGACGGTTCGCACTCCGCCGAGGAGGTCACCGCGCTCACCCGCGAGGCCGGCTTCGGCGACGAGGTCAAGCGCCGCATCATCCTGGGCACGTACGCGCTGAGCTCCGGCTATTACGACGCGTACTACGGCAGCGCCCAGAAGGTGCGCACGCTCATCACCCAGGAGTTCGAGGCCGCGTTCGAGAGCGTGGACGTCATCGTCTCCCCGACGACGCCGACCACCGCCTTCCCGATCGGCGAGCGCGCCGACGACCCGATGGCGATGTATCTCGCGGACCTGTGCACGATTCCGACCAACCTGGCGGGGAACTCGGCGATGTCGCTGCCCTGCGGCCTGGCCCCCGAGGACGGGCTGCCGGTCGGCCTGCAGATCATCGCCCCCGCGATGAAGGACGACCGCCTGTACAAGGTGGGATCCGCCGTAGAGGCCGCTTTCGTGGAAAAGTGGGGACACCCGCTGCTTGAGGAGGCTCCGTCGCTGTGA
- the gatB gene encoding Asp-tRNA(Asn)/Glu-tRNA(Gln) amidotransferase subunit GatB, which produces MTATTTSELMGYEDALASYDPVMGLEVHVELGTKTKMFCGCSTELKQDANSQTCPTCLGLPGALPVVNEIGIESAIKIGLALNCSIAEWCRFARKNYFYPDMPKNFQTSQYDEPIAFDGYLDVQLEDGEVFRVEIERAHMEEDTGKSTHVGGATGRIQGASHSLLDYNRAGIPLIEIVTKPIEGAGERAPEVAKAYVAELREVIKALDVSEARMDKGQMRCDVNLSLRPHGREEFGTRSETKNVNSLRSVERAARYEIMRHAAVLSSGGSIVQETRHFHEEDGSTTSGRIKDNAEDYRYFPEPDLVPVAPSREWVEALRAELPEMPLTQRNRLIEEWAVSAHDMQSIRNAGAIGPIVATINAGADSASARKWWMGELARSANDQGVELGALPITPEQVARVSELVAAGDLNDKLARQVIDGVLKGEGTPDEVVEKRGLKVVSDEGALTTAVEEAIAGNAAIADKIRGGKVAAVGALVGAVMKATRGQADAARVKELILEKLGVSEG; this is translated from the coding sequence GTGACTGCCACGACCACTTCCGAGCTGATGGGGTACGAGGACGCGCTCGCGTCGTACGACCCGGTCATGGGCCTTGAGGTCCACGTCGAGCTCGGCACGAAGACCAAGATGTTCTGCGGCTGCTCCACCGAGCTGAAGCAGGACGCCAACAGCCAGACCTGCCCGACCTGCCTCGGCCTGCCCGGCGCGCTGCCGGTCGTGAACGAGATCGGCATCGAGTCGGCCATCAAGATCGGCCTCGCGCTCAACTGCTCGATCGCCGAGTGGTGCCGCTTCGCCCGGAAGAACTACTTCTATCCGGACATGCCGAAGAACTTCCAGACCTCCCAGTACGACGAGCCGATCGCCTTCGACGGTTACCTCGACGTACAGCTGGAGGACGGCGAGGTCTTCCGCGTGGAGATCGAGCGCGCCCACATGGAGGAGGACACCGGCAAGTCGACGCACGTCGGCGGTGCCACGGGTCGTATCCAGGGCGCCTCGCACTCGCTGCTCGACTACAACCGCGCGGGCATCCCGCTCATCGAGATCGTCACCAAGCCCATCGAGGGCGCGGGCGAGCGGGCCCCCGAGGTCGCGAAGGCGTACGTCGCCGAGCTGCGCGAGGTCATCAAGGCGCTCGACGTGTCCGAGGCCCGGATGGACAAGGGCCAGATGCGCTGCGACGTGAACCTCTCCCTGCGGCCGCACGGCCGCGAGGAGTTCGGCACGCGCTCCGAGACGAAGAACGTGAACTCGCTGCGTTCCGTCGAGCGCGCCGCGCGGTACGAGATCATGCGGCACGCCGCGGTGCTGTCCTCCGGCGGATCGATCGTGCAGGAGACCCGTCACTTCCACGAGGAGGACGGCTCCACCACGTCGGGCCGCATCAAGGACAACGCCGAGGACTACCGGTACTTCCCGGAGCCCGACCTGGTGCCCGTCGCCCCGTCCCGCGAGTGGGTCGAGGCGCTGCGCGCCGAGCTCCCGGAGATGCCGCTCACGCAGCGCAACCGGCTGATCGAGGAGTGGGCCGTCAGCGCCCACGACATGCAGTCGATCCGCAACGCCGGTGCCATCGGCCCGATCGTCGCGACGATCAACGCCGGTGCCGACTCGGCGTCCGCCCGCAAGTGGTGGATGGGTGAGCTGGCCCGTTCCGCGAACGACCAGGGCGTCGAGCTGGGCGCGCTGCCGATCACTCCGGAGCAGGTGGCCCGCGTGTCCGAGCTGGTCGCCGCGGGTGACCTCAACGACAAGCTGGCCCGCCAGGTCATCGACGGCGTCCTCAAGGGCGAGGGCACGCCGGACGAGGTCGTCGAGAAGCGCGGCCTGAAGGTCGTCTCGGACGAGGGTGCGCTCACCACTGCCGTGGAGGAGGCGATCGCGGGCAACGCGGCGATCGCCGACAAGATCCGTGGTGGCAAGGTGGCGGCCGTCGGTGCGCTCGTGGGCGCCGTCATGAAGGCGACCCGGGGTCAGGCCGACGCGGCCCGCGTCAAGGAACTGATCCTGGAGAAGTTGGGCGTCAGCGAGGGCTGA
- a CDS encoding arsenic transporter — MLVSLALLAVTLVFAVLRPRKWPEAVVAVPAAGVAVVAGEVTPAHAWAEVQELLPVVGFLAGILLLAQLCADEGLFRAAGDLVARACHGSPKRMLGGVFAVAAGITAVLSLDATVVLLTPVVFATAARIGARPRPHVYASAHLANSASLLLPVSNLTNLLAFAASGLTFTHFAGLMALPWLVAIGIEYVVFRRYFARDLAAPAHDPDPEEPPGVPLFTLTVLVLTLAGFVVTSFAGIEPLWAAFAGAAVLGARALARRHSTPVELLKAANLPFCLFVLALGVVVKAVVDNGLGDAIARVLPDGSSLPALLAIAGVAALLSNVINNLPAILALLPVVAPMGPGPVLAALIGVNLGPNLTYVGSLATLLWRRIVHDHGTEPELGEFTRLGLLTVPATLAASTVALWAVLSL, encoded by the coding sequence TTGCTCGTCTCCCTCGCCCTTCTCGCTGTCACGCTCGTTTTCGCGGTCCTGCGTCCCCGTAAGTGGCCGGAGGCCGTTGTTGCTGTGCCTGCGGCGGGGGTGGCCGTGGTTGCGGGGGAAGTGACGCCCGCCCACGCCTGGGCCGAGGTCCAGGAGCTGCTTCCGGTCGTCGGGTTTCTTGCCGGGATTCTGCTGCTGGCCCAACTGTGCGCCGACGAAGGCCTGTTCAGGGCGGCCGGTGACCTGGTCGCCCGGGCCTGTCACGGCAGCCCGAAGCGCATGCTCGGCGGGGTCTTCGCGGTGGCCGCCGGGATCACCGCCGTACTGAGCCTCGACGCCACCGTCGTCCTGCTCACCCCGGTCGTCTTCGCGACCGCGGCCCGGATCGGCGCACGCCCGCGCCCGCACGTCTACGCGAGCGCCCACCTCGCCAACTCGGCGTCCCTGCTGCTGCCCGTGTCGAACCTGACGAACCTGCTGGCCTTCGCGGCGAGCGGGCTCACGTTCACGCACTTCGCCGGGCTCATGGCGCTCCCGTGGCTGGTGGCGATCGGCATCGAGTACGTGGTGTTCCGCCGCTACTTCGCGCGCGACCTGGCCGCGCCCGCGCACGACCCCGACCCCGAAGAGCCGCCCGGCGTCCCGCTGTTCACCCTCACGGTGCTCGTGCTCACGCTCGCCGGATTCGTCGTCACGTCCTTCGCGGGCATCGAGCCGCTGTGGGCCGCTTTCGCGGGGGCCGCCGTTCTCGGGGCCCGGGCCCTCGCCCGCCGCCACAGCACCCCGGTGGAACTGCTCAAGGCGGCCAACCTGCCGTTCTGCCTCTTCGTTCTCGCGCTCGGTGTCGTGGTCAAGGCCGTGGTCGACAACGGGCTCGGGGACGCGATCGCCCGCGTTCTGCCGGACGGTTCGTCCCTGCCCGCGCTGCTCGCGATCGCCGGGGTCGCGGCACTCCTCTCCAACGTCATCAACAACCTGCCGGCGATCCTCGCCCTGCTCCCGGTCGTCGCCCCGATGGGCCCGGGACCGGTGCTCGCCGCCCTGATCGGCGTCAACCTCGGCCCCAACCTCACGTACGTCGGCTCCCTGGCGACCCTCCTGTGGCGGCGCATCGTGCACGACCACGGCACGGAGCCCGAGCTGGGCGAATTCACCCGCCTCGGCCTGCTCACGGTCCCCGCGACGCTGGCGGCGTCGACGGTGGCGCTGTGGGCCGTGCTCTCACTGTGA
- a CDS encoding MMPL family transporter, whose protein sequence is MAALARWCVSHRLVVVLLWLTALVGTSAAAAVAGSAYSNDYEAPGTESGRATQLLNENFSGLGGDSDTVVWHVEGSTVRAADVEKTMSNTLDELAGLPGVASVGSPYKAGGTGGISADGHTAYATVTFEKQADDIPKGQAQAVVDTARAAEDDGPDGLEVELGGSAVALTESTSAHTSEIIGVVVAAVVLFLAFGSLAAAALPIATALVSVGTAYAGIVLLGHAMTVADFAPMLGMLVGLGVGIDYALFIVTRHRKGLKRGLPVAEAAERAVATTGRAVVFAGATVCIALLGMLMLGLSFLNGVAIAASVTVLLTVAASVTLLPGLLSFIGMRALSRRERRRLADHGPEPELPTGLAARWAAFVERRPKLLGALAVAVIAVLSLPTFFLHLGTSDQGNGPASSTTRQAYDLLADGFGPGVNGPLTLVTQVDGAKDKAALAKLTSELRATDGVASVSRVTYNADDSAAHVTVVPTSSPQSERTSELVDRLRADVVPAAEADSTLDVQVGGVTASYDDFAEVIVGKLPLFVGVVVGLGCALLLLAFRSVGIPLKAAAMNVAAVAAAFGVVVAIFQWGWGSELLGLGRSGPIEPFLPVIMVSVLFGLSMDYQVFLVSRMYEEWLETGDNRRAVRVGLAETSRVINSAAVIMISVFLAFVLSGDRVIAMFGIALAVAVAVDAFILRTLLVPALMHMLGGANWWLPTWLDRRLPRLSIEPPECRAAAGARIPVQRRATNGALDELVTEETDVRDPAG, encoded by the coding sequence GTGGCCGCACTTGCCCGCTGGTGTGTCAGTCACCGGCTCGTGGTCGTCCTTCTGTGGTTGACCGCCCTTGTGGGCACGAGCGCCGCCGCGGCCGTCGCGGGATCCGCGTACTCGAACGACTACGAGGCGCCGGGTACGGAGTCGGGACGCGCCACGCAGCTCCTGAACGAGAACTTCTCGGGGCTCGGCGGCGACAGCGACACCGTCGTCTGGCACGTCGAGGGCTCCACCGTGCGCGCCGCCGACGTCGAGAAGACGATGAGCAACACCCTTGACGAGCTCGCCGGGCTCCCGGGCGTCGCGTCCGTCGGATCGCCGTACAAGGCCGGTGGCACGGGCGGGATCAGCGCCGACGGGCACACCGCGTACGCCACGGTCACCTTCGAGAAGCAGGCCGACGACATCCCGAAGGGGCAGGCGCAGGCCGTCGTCGACACCGCGCGGGCCGCCGAGGACGACGGGCCCGACGGGCTGGAGGTGGAGCTCGGCGGCAGCGCCGTCGCGCTCACCGAGTCGACCTCGGCCCATACGTCCGAGATCATCGGCGTCGTCGTCGCGGCCGTCGTGCTCTTCCTCGCCTTCGGCTCGCTCGCCGCGGCCGCGCTGCCCATCGCCACCGCGCTGGTGAGCGTCGGCACCGCGTACGCGGGGATCGTGCTGCTCGGGCACGCCATGACGGTGGCGGACTTCGCGCCGATGCTCGGCATGCTCGTCGGGCTCGGCGTCGGCATCGACTACGCGCTGTTCATCGTGACCCGGCACCGGAAGGGGTTGAAGCGGGGGCTTCCGGTGGCCGAGGCCGCCGAGCGGGCCGTCGCCACCACCGGGCGGGCCGTGGTGTTCGCCGGGGCCACCGTCTGCATCGCGCTGCTCGGCATGCTGATGCTGGGCCTGAGCTTCCTCAACGGCGTCGCCATCGCCGCCTCCGTGACCGTGCTGCTCACCGTCGCCGCGTCCGTGACGCTGCTGCCGGGGCTGCTCTCGTTCATCGGGATGCGGGCCCTGTCGCGGCGCGAGCGGCGGCGGCTCGCCGACCACGGGCCCGAACCCGAGCTGCCGACCGGGCTCGCCGCCCGCTGGGCCGCTTTCGTGGAGCGCCGGCCGAAGCTGCTCGGCGCGCTCGCCGTCGCCGTGATCGCGGTGCTCTCGCTGCCCACCTTCTTCCTCCACCTGGGCACGTCCGACCAGGGCAACGGTCCGGCGAGCAGCACCACCCGGCAGGCGTACGACCTCCTTGCCGACGGTTTCGGGCCCGGTGTGAACGGGCCGCTGACGCTCGTCACCCAGGTCGACGGCGCCAAGGACAAGGCCGCGCTCGCGAAGCTGACGAGCGAGCTGCGGGCCACCGACGGGGTCGCCTCCGTCTCGCGTGTTACGTATAACGCGGACGACAGCGCCGCCCACGTCACCGTCGTGCCGACCTCCTCGCCGCAGTCCGAGCGGACCAGCGAGCTCGTCGACCGGCTGCGCGCCGACGTCGTGCCGGCCGCCGAAGCGGACAGCACCCTCGATGTGCAGGTCGGCGGCGTCACCGCGAGCTACGACGACTTCGCGGAGGTCATCGTCGGCAAGCTGCCCCTGTTCGTCGGGGTCGTGGTCGGCCTCGGGTGCGCGCTGCTCCTGCTCGCCTTCCGGTCCGTCGGGATCCCGCTCAAGGCCGCCGCGATGAACGTCGCCGCCGTGGCCGCGGCCTTCGGGGTCGTCGTCGCGATCTTCCAGTGGGGCTGGGGGAGCGAGCTCCTCGGGCTCGGGCGCTCCGGGCCCATCGAGCCCTTCCTCCCCGTGATCATGGTGTCGGTCCTCTTCGGGCTCTCCATGGACTACCAGGTGTTCCTCGTGAGCCGGATGTACGAGGAGTGGCTGGAGACCGGAGACAACCGGCGGGCCGTCCGGGTCGGGCTCGCCGAGACCAGCCGCGTGATCAACTCCGCCGCCGTGATCATGATCTCGGTGTTCCTGGCGTTCGTGCTCAGCGGGGACCGGGTGATCGCCATGTTCGGCATCGCGCTCGCCGTGGCCGTCGCCGTCGACGCGTTCATCCTCCGTACGCTCCTCGTCCCCGCCCTGATGCACATGCTCGGCGGCGCCAACTGGTGGCTGCCCACGTGGCTCGACCGGCGCCTGCCGCGCCTGAGCATCGAGCCGCCCGAGTGCCGCGCCGCCGCGGGTGCGAGGATCCCGGTGCAGCGCAGGGCCACGAACGGCGCGCTGGACGAGCTGGTGACGGAGGAGACCGATGTACGCGATCCCGCTGGGTGA
- a CDS encoding GNAT family N-acetyltransferase, giving the protein MYAIPLGEDGAAELRPLEPWHAEEFLAHMDRGREFIGQFIPFGATATDLASTRDLLQKHADATAAGTRAYHGIWLDGTLVGGVLALNFDAENGNCEVGCWLEPSAAGRGLITRAMRHLIDWAVEERGIHRVEWVAASENTPSLNVARRLGFTKEGVLRESFPWRGKRHDREVWSVLAPEWRSARSGHRKR; this is encoded by the coding sequence ATGTACGCGATCCCGCTGGGTGAGGACGGCGCCGCCGAACTGCGGCCCCTGGAGCCCTGGCACGCCGAGGAGTTCCTGGCCCACATGGACCGGGGCCGGGAGTTCATCGGGCAGTTCATTCCGTTCGGCGCCACGGCGACGGATCTCGCCTCCACGCGGGACCTGCTCCAGAAGCACGCCGACGCGACGGCCGCGGGCACGCGCGCGTACCACGGCATCTGGCTGGACGGAACGCTCGTGGGCGGCGTACTGGCGCTGAACTTCGACGCGGAGAACGGCAACTGCGAGGTCGGCTGCTGGCTGGAGCCGTCCGCCGCCGGGCGCGGTCTCATCACGCGCGCGATGCGGCACCTCATCGACTGGGCCGTCGAGGAACGCGGAATCCACCGGGTGGAGTGGGTCGCCGCGTCGGAGAACACCCCGAGTCTGAACGTGGCCCGGCGCCTCGGGTTCACGAAAGAGGGAGTGCTCCGGGAAAGTTTTCCCTGGCGCGGAAAGCGCCATGACAGGGAGGTTTGGTCCGTGCTCGCGCCCGAGTGGCGCAGCGCACGGAGCGGGCACAGGAAACGTTAA